The nucleotide sequence GGATCTTCGAGATTTGAGTGGGACTAAATTTACTACTCTTCATAATTACAGTTTAGTTTAAAATTAATAATTTTTCTCGTTTTAAACTGTACTTTTTTTGGGGGAGCTTACAACCTTTGTATCAAAAAACAAACGAAACCTTTAATAGTTTCACTTAACAGTATTTGTAATTTCGCTTTTGACGACAAAATTTGTTCACAAACATTTTGAGTTAGTATTGTCGGGTAGAGTTGTAATGTCAGCAATGCTTTTGTTTACAGCTATTGCTCACTCTACATTTACCAAAGGAATGACAATGATGTTACCCGACTTTATTCCATTCAAAACAGAACAGTTTACCTAACAGCAATTATTGAAATTACCGCAGCTATCGGGCTTCTATACAAAAAACATAAATTTTTCATCAAAAATTTGCATAGTTAAATAACTACATTTATATTTGTAGTCAAATAACTTCATTATAAATTTAAGACGAGACGTTTTTCAGGCTATTGCCGACCCTACAAGAAGAGCAATTCTACTTCTTCTGTCAACACAATCTTTAACTGCTGGTGCAATTGCTTCAAACTTTAACACGGCAAGACCAACCGTTTCAAAACACTTACAAATTCTTACCGAGTGCGAACTTGTAAATCAGGAACAACAAGGAAGGGAAATGCATTATCACCTTAATCCTA is from Flavobacterium dauae and encodes:
- a CDS encoding ArsR/SmtB family transcription factor codes for the protein MNLRRDVFQAIADPTRRAILLLLSTQSLTAGAIASNFNTARPTVSKHLQILTECELVNQEQQGREMHYHLNPKKMKEIADFIEPFRQMWDDRFNRLEDIMKKYQSKK